A single window of Colletotrichum higginsianum IMI 349063 chromosome 8, whole genome shotgun sequence DNA harbors:
- a CDS encoding PAP2 superfamily protein: MSSSIPLANLSPSSRPSYYKMPESPAPYNRRSARPRRGHWTPSLIGSYVFDWFILAVVGAIATVLGFVEPNKRPFSVLDPNISFPFTEHETVPMWMAGVIAVALPIIIIAVVCLVLVPGNTVPKGTPKSLIWKRKLWELHVGYLGLALAHVGAFFITNGMKNMFGKPRPDLLSRCQPDLDHIQDYIIGGTFANITGLTGATGFGQLVSANICKNTDSHTLDDGFRSYPSGHSSSAAAGLIYLSLFLASKFAVTMPFVASDNGAESHSAFPSRLQKSGASYEEVRSGESGSLNPDSAGAARNLAEHNKIVTAVRRQAAAPPLYLLTIVVLPWFASVFIAGSRWFDFRHHGFDILFGYMIGIFTSFFAFRYYHLPIRQGAGWAWGPRSHDKAWWSGVGSYSYATEKGDFVRAGDEEEAYMARPVVGQASSTQYISKAGSHEGPEPENRF, encoded by the exons ATGTCCTCATCCATTCCTCTCGCAAACCtatcgccctcgtcgaggccttcGTACTACAAAATGCCCGAATCGCCAGCGCCCTACAACAGACGCTCTGCACGTCCGCGCCGCGGTCACTGGACGCCCTCCTTGATCGGTTCCTACGTCTTCGATTGGttcatcctcgccgtcgttggAGCCATTGCAACTGTTCTGGGTTTTGTTGAGCCGAACAAGCGTCCGTTTTCTGTTCTCGACCCCAACATCTC CTTTCCCTTCACCGAACATGAGACGGTCCCCATGTGGATGGCcggcgtcatcgccgtcgccctcccTATCATTATCATCGCCGTTGTATGCCTCGTTCTCGTTCCCGGAAATACTGTTCCCAAGGGAACCCCGAAGTCGCTCATCTGGAAGCGTAAGCTATGGGAGTTGCATGTTGGTTACCTCGGTCTCGCTCTTGCCCATGTCGGCGCCTTCTTCATCACGAACGGCATGAAGAATATGTTTGGAAAGCCTAGGCCCGACCTCTTGTCGCGATGCCAGCCCGACTTGGACCACATTCAGGACTACATCATTGGCGGCACCTTCGCCAACATTACCGGCTTGACCGGCGCGACTGGATTTGGTCAGCTTGTGTCTGCCAACATTTGCAAGAATACCGACTCGCACACGCTCGATGACGGCTTTCGCAGTTATCCTTCCGGCCATTCGAGCtctgctgccgctggcttGATCTACTTGTCTCTCTTCCTAGCTAGCAAGTTTGCCGTCACCATGCCTTTTGTGGCTTCTGACAACGGCGCCGAGTCTCACTCGGCATTCCCCTCCCGTCTACAAAAGTCTGGCGCCAGCTATGAGGAAGTACGGTCCGGCGAAAGTGGCTCTTTGAACCCTGACTCGGCAGGCGCTGCCAGGAACTTGGCCGAGCACAACAAGATTGTTACTGCCGTCCGTCGTCAAGCCGCTGCCCCACCTCTCTACCTCCTGACCATCGTGGTGCTCCCATGGTTCGCTTCCGTCTTTATTGCTGGCTCTCGCTGGTTTGACTTCCGCCATCACGGTTTCGATATTCTCTTTGGCTACATGATCGGCATCTTTACTTCCTTTTTCGCGTTCCGCTACTACCACCTTCCCATCCGCCAGGGTGCTGGCTGGGCTTGGGGCCCTCGAAGCCACGACAAGGCATGGTGGTCTGGTGTAGGGTCATATAGCTATGCGACGGAGAAGGGCGACTTTGTCAGGGCaggggacgaggaggaagcaTACATGGCCAGGCCAGTCGTAGGCCAAGCATCTTCGACCCAGTATATCAGCAAGGCTGGCTCTCATGAAGGGCCGGAACCTGAAAATCGCTTCTAA
- a CDS encoding Chitin deacetylase: protein MTALEFLVLALAGTVAGSPSLFLRGVSPDNTCGTTGNGGNPSAYTCPADLPCCSVNGWCGSTGDYCLTSNGCQAGFGTCEQDGNPPTGSSDDGNSGTGLCGPDNGNVSCATNECCSAAGYCGTTPDHCKAPDCLFQFGPACDANKIPPGLNTSSIVRTKLGQVEYGGPGVYSCVNPGDVALTYDDGPASYTNDLLDLLKKYNAKATFMITGNNNAKGEIDDAAFPWVSTIKYAIFVALPLPSWLILDDRRMYADGHQIASHTWSHADLVCLAAVFAIHNSDPPPSAKLHRLSAEMRCTSWKWPPYSSCTAECGCEDDMKALGYSIIYFDLDTADYLHDSPTEIQQSKDIVDQSISAKPATTDNFLVIGHDIHQQTVYNLTEYMLQKFQGKKMVTVGECLGDPRANWYRADARTTLG, encoded by the exons ATGACAGCGCTCGAATTTCTTgtgctcgccctcgccggcacgGTAGCAGGCTCGCCCTCTCTTTTCCTAAGAGGTGTCTCACCTGATAATACCTGCGGCACGACAGGAAATGGGGGTAACCCTTCGGCATACACTTGCCCGGCGGACTTGCCGTGCTGTTCAGTCAATGGCTGGTGCGGTTCTACCGGCGACTACTGCTTGACGTCCAACGGCTGCCAGGCCGGGTTCGGAACCTGTGAACAGGACGGCAACCCGCCGACAGGCTCGAGTGACGATGGCAACTCGGGTACTGGACTCTGCGGCCCCGATAATGGGAACGTTAGTTGCGCCACAAATGAATGCTGCTCTGCCGCCGG GTACTGCGGAACAACCCCAG ACCATTGCAAGGCTCCGGACTGCCTCTTCCAATTCGGCCCAGCATGTGATGCTAACAAAATTCCGCCGGGCCTTAACACCTCCAGTATCGTCCGAACCAAgctcggccaggtcgagTATGGCGGTCCTGGTGTTTACAGCTGCGTCAACCCCGGTGACGTTGCCCTAAcgtacgacgacggcccAGCTTCGTACACCAACGACTTGCTCGACCTCCTGAAAAAGTACAATGCCAAGGCGACGTTCATGATTACTGGGAACAACAACGCAAAGGGAGAGATTGACGATGCAGCCTTCCCTTGGGTCAGCACCATCAAGTATGCTATCTTCGTCGCATTGCCCTTGCCATCATGGCTGATCTTAGACGACAGGCGGATGTACGCCGATGGTCACCAAATTGCCAGCCATACCTGGTCGCATGCCGATCTGGTCTGTCTTGCTGCCGTGTTTGCGATTCACAATTCTGACCCCCCTCCAAGTGCAAAATTACATCGGCTCAGCGCAGAGATGAGATGTACAAGCTGGAAATG GCCCCCTTATTCCTCTTGTACGGCAGAGTGCGGCTGCGAAGATGATATGAAGGCCCTGGGATACTCGATCATCTACTTTGACCTCGACACGGCCGACTACCTGCACGACAGCCCGACTGAGATACAACAATCCAAGGACATTGTCGACCAGTCAATCTCGGCCAAGCCCGCCACCACTGATaacttcctcgtcatcggccacGACATCCACCAGCAGACCGTCTACAACCTGACAGAGTATATGCTCCAGAAGTTTCAGGGCAAGAAGATGGTTACCGTCGGTGAGTGCCTTGGCGACCCCAGGGCGAATTGGTACCGCGCCGACGCCCGCACCACCCTTGGATAA
- a CDS encoding Cyclin domain-containing protein, giving the protein MPPGTRPTRARIVSNENDENSGSMRMTRAKAAALNVDELAAPGKAALATKKPAVNANPAGQRKRAALGDVSNVNKTETAVPGKKPASKSGLVSKAAQPTGITKKSSTATTRNAVPKEKKAPGSGSGAIPKRKPINVSSNANAAKDDNLLAEGEPLRKKHYATQPTEKRRAKPEPELPPSTAPVESVPAGSNKPFTYPSGVRNLDEEDLDDPLMVAEYANEIFEYLRDLECNSIPNPNYMEHQDDLEWKTRGILVDWLIEVHTRFHLLPETLFLAINIIDRFLSEKVVQLDRLQLVGITAMFIASKYEEVLSPHVANFRHVADDGFSEAEILSAERFVLGTLNYDLSYPNPMNFLRRISKADNYDIQCRTIGKYLMEISLLDHRFMAYRPSHVAAGAMYLARLILDRGDWDATIAFYAGYTEDEIEPVIRLMVDYLARPVVHEAFFKKYASKKFLKASILTRQWAKKSAEHFGVVDVHLSLDQISTREEDNYPEEDEEQDDY; this is encoded by the exons ATGCCACCA GGTACCCGTCCGACGCGTGCACGCATCGTGTCAAACGAGAACGATGAGAACAGTGGATCAATGCGCATGACGCGTGCCAAGGCGGCCGCGTTGAACGTTGATGAGCTTGCTGCTCCTGGAaaggccgccctcgccacgAAAAAGCCTGCCGTCAACGCGAACCCAGCAGGGCAGCGAAagcgcgccgccctcggcgatgTCAGCAACGTCAACAAGACAGAGACTGCTGTCCCAGGAAAGAAACCTGCGAGCAAAAGCGGCCTTGTCTCCAAGGCTGCTCAACCCACCGGTATCACGAAGAAATCTAGCACCGCTACAACCAGAAACGCTGTGCCcaaagagaagaaggcacCTGGCTCCGGATCCGGCGCGATTCCCAAGAGGAAGCCAATCAACGTCTCATCGAACGCGAACGCTGCGAAGGACGATaacctcctcgccgagggcgagccCCTGCGCAAGAAGCATTATGCCACTCAGCCCACTGAGAAGCGTCGAGCCAAACCTGAACCCGAGCTTCCTCCCTCCACGGCTCCTGTTGAGTCTGTGCCTGCCGGCAGCAACAAGCCGTTTACCTACCCGTCTGGTGTTAGGAATCTGGATGAGGAAGACCTGGATGATCCGTTGATGGTGGCCGAGTATGCTAACGAGATCTTCGAATACCTTCGCGATCTGGAGTGCAACTCTATCCCCAATCCCAACTACATGGAGCACCAAGACGACTTGGAATGGAAGACTCGTGGAATATTGGTCGACTGGCTGATTGAAGTGCACACGCGCTtccacctcctccccgagactctcttcttggccatcaACATCATTGATCGCTTCCTCTCCGAGAAAGTTGTCCAGCTCGACCGCCTGCAGCTTGTCGGAATCACGGCTATGTTCATTGCGTCCAAGTACGAAGAGGTTTTATCGCCTCACGTCGCCAACTTTCGCCACGTTGCAGACGACGGGTTCAGTGAAGCCGAGATCCTTAGCGCGGAGCGCTTCGTCCTCGGAACTCTCAACTACGACCTGAGCTACCCCAATCCTATGAACTTCCTTCGACGCATCAGCAAAGCAGACAACTACGACATTCAGTGCCGCACCATTGGCAAGTACCTCATGGAGATCAGCCTCCTTGACCATCGATTCATGGCCTATCGCCCCAGCCATGTTGCAGCTGGCGCTATGTACCTGGCTCGGCTTATCCTCGACCGAGGTGACTGG GACGCTACCATCGCATTTTACGCTGGCTATACCGAGGACGAGATTGAGCCTGTCATTCGTCTCATGGTCGACTATCTTGCGCGCCCCGTCGTCCACGAGGCCTTCTTCAAGAAGTACGCCAGCAAGAAATTTCTCAAGG CATCCATCCTGACGCGCCAGTGGGCCAAGAAGAGTGCCGAGCactttggtgttgttgacgTTCATCTCTCTTTGGATCAGATCTCGACCCGGGAGGAGGACAACTAccccgaggaggatgaagagcAAGACGACTACTAG